In Nicotiana tabacum cultivar K326 chromosome 2, ASM71507v2, whole genome shotgun sequence, the following proteins share a genomic window:
- the LOC107787282 gene encoding pentatricopeptide repeat-containing protein At4g21705, mitochondrial-like, whose product MLGSSNQCSVALQAPKPINSMNYATLNRSISYNLLRRAFPFRAYCTVYSSKRNNLFSRISPVRRADLIIPVLDQWVVEGRKVTSLELQRIVRDLRSRKRFSQALQVSEWMSVSGLCPFKSGDCAVHLDLIGVVHGWEAAECYFNNLTDEQKNDKTYGALFNCYIRECLVEKSLAHFQKMKKLGYASCTLVYNNLMCLYRSTRQLERVSDVLSEMKENGVTPNNFSYRICINCCGERADYSGMEKLLEEMESQPFISVDWITYSMMANVYIKAKFKEKALAFLKKLEDKLHKDPIGYNHLISHYANLGNKEEMLRLWGVQKIVCKKQINRDYITMLGSLVKLGDLETAEAVLKEWESSNHTYDFRVPNVLLIGYCQNDLVDKAEIMLQDIIKKGKTPIPNSWAIIAAGYLNSDEMEKAFECMKEAIAVRAQNPGWRPKPHLVSSVSKWLGDQQDTREQEAFLSSLKTVVTGNKDVHDTLGNTEASGIGEENEIEEIVSYEHSK is encoded by the exons ATGTTGGGGAGCTCAAACCAGTGTTCAGTAGCACTACAGGCCCCAAAGCCAATAAACTCAATGAACTACGCAACCTTGAATCGATCAATTTCTTACAATCTTCTGCGTAGGGCTTTCCCATTCCGCGCATATTGCACTGTCTATTCCTCAAAGCgtaataatttattttccagaATTAGCCCTGTTAGACGCGCGGATCTCATAATTCCAGTTCTGGATCAATGGGTGGTCGAGGGCAGAAAGGTCACAAGTTTGGAGCTTCAGCGCATTGTTCGTGATCTCCGTAGCCGTAAGCGTTTTTCCCAAGCCCTACAG GTTTCCGAGTGGATGAGTGTTAGTGGTCTCTGCCCTTTCAAGTCAGGAGATTGTGCTGTGCATTTGGATCTTATTGGTGTCGTCCATGGTTGGGAAGCGGCAGAGTGCTACTTTAATAACCTAACAGATGAACAGAAGAATGATAAGACTTATGGTGCACTCTTCAACTGTTATATTAGAGAATGTCTAGTTGAGAAATCCCTAGCCCATTTTCAGAAAATGAAGAAACTTGGTTATGCTTCCTGCACTCTTGTTTACAACAATCTCATGTGCCTTTACAGAAGTACAAGGCAACTCGAGCGAGTCTCTGATGTGCTGTCGGAGATGAAGGAGAATGGTGTCACCCCTAATAACTTCAGCTATCGGATCTGCATCAATTGCTGTGGAGAAAGAGCTGATTATAGTGGTATGGAGAAGCTTCTTGAAGAAATGGAAAGCCAGCCTTTCATATCAGTGGACTGGATCACCTATTCCATGATGGCTAATGTTTATATAAAAGCCAAGTTCAAGGAGAAGGCTCTTGCTTTCTTGAAAAAGTTagaagataagctacataaagATCCAATAGGTTACAATCATTTGATCTCCCACTATGCGAATCTAGGCAATAAGGAAGAGATGTTGAGATTGTGGGGTGTACAAAAGATTGTGTGTAAAAAGCAAATTAACAGGGACTACATCACCATGCTAGGTTCCTTGGTTAAGCTTGGTGATCTAGAGACAGCTGAGGCCGTGCTAAAAGAGTGGGAGTCTTCTAATCACACTTACGATTTTAGAGTGCCAAATGTCCTTCTAATTGGATATTGCCAGAATGACTTAGTTGATAAAGCCGAAATAATGCTGCAAGACATTATCAAGAAAGGTAAGACACCAATCCCGAATAGTTGGGCTATCATCGCTGCAGGGTACTTGAATTCGGATGAGATGGAAAAGGCCTTTGAATGCATGAAAGAAGCAATAGCAGTACGAGCACAAAATCCAGGATGGAGACCAAAACCCCATCTGGTATCAAGCGTAAGCAAATGGCTCGGTGACCAACAAGACACTAGAGAACAAGAGGCTTTCCTTAGCTCATTAAAGACTGTAGTTACTGGAAATAAAGATGTGCATGATACCCTTGGAAACACAGAAGCCAGTGGAATAGGAGAAGAGAATGAAATTGAAGAAATTGTAAGCTATGAACATAGCAAGTAA